The proteins below are encoded in one region of Arthrobacter sp. CJ23:
- a CDS encoding RluA family pseudouridine synthase gives MSESVAVPEELGGTRADAGLAKLLDISRSAAALLISEGNVTCAGTALGKSAKLVAGTMLDVTIPERRDPLEVVEEVVEGLKILLDDEDFVVIDKPVGVAAHPSPGWVGPTVVGGLAGAGYRISTSGAAERAGIVHRLDVGTSGVMVVAKTEHAYTILKRAFKERTVDKVYHAVVQGLPEPLEGTIDAPIGRHPGHDWRFAVIEDGRPSVTHYEVLEAFGKATLVEVHLETGRTHQIRVHFSALRHPCAGDLTYGADPRLAANLGLTRQWLHARQLGFTHPRTGDWVEVTSDYPADLQYALDLLASGDA, from the coding sequence GTGAGTGAGTCCGTTGCAGTTCCCGAGGAACTCGGCGGGACACGGGCCGACGCCGGCCTGGCCAAGCTCCTGGACATTTCCCGCTCCGCCGCCGCACTGCTGATCTCGGAAGGCAACGTCACTTGCGCCGGCACCGCCCTTGGCAAGTCCGCCAAGCTGGTGGCCGGCACCATGCTGGACGTCACCATTCCCGAACGGCGGGACCCCCTTGAAGTCGTGGAGGAAGTTGTGGAAGGCCTGAAGATCCTGCTGGACGACGAGGATTTCGTTGTCATTGACAAGCCCGTAGGCGTGGCGGCCCACCCCTCGCCGGGTTGGGTGGGGCCCACCGTGGTGGGCGGCCTGGCCGGTGCCGGGTACCGGATCTCGACGTCGGGCGCCGCGGAGCGCGCAGGGATCGTGCACCGGCTCGACGTCGGCACCTCCGGTGTGATGGTGGTGGCCAAGACCGAGCACGCCTACACAATCCTCAAGCGTGCCTTCAAGGAACGCACGGTGGACAAGGTCTACCACGCCGTGGTCCAGGGCCTGCCCGAGCCGCTGGAAGGCACCATTGACGCCCCCATCGGCCGCCATCCCGGCCACGACTGGCGCTTCGCCGTGATCGAGGACGGGCGCCCTTCGGTCACGCACTACGAGGTCCTTGAGGCCTTCGGCAAGGCAACCCTGGTGGAGGTGCACCTGGAGACGGGCCGCACGCATCAGATCCGCGTGCACTTCTCGGCCCTGCGCCACCCCTGTGCCGGCGACCTCACCTATGGGGCGGACCCGCGCCTGGCCGCCAACCTGGGGCTGACCCGGCAGTGGCTGCACGCCCGCCAGCTTGGCTTCACCCACCCGCGCACCGGCGACTGGGTGGAAGTCACCAGCGACTACCCGGCAGACCTGCAGTACGCTCTGGACCTGCTAGCCAGCGGGGACGCCTGA
- the dnaE gene encoding DNA polymerase III subunit alpha — protein MTSSNASFVHLHTHTEYSMLDGAARLGELFDETERLGMPALATTDHGYLFGAFDFWKKATDKGIKPIIGIEAYVTPGTARGDKSRVRWGDESQRKDDVSGGGSYTHMTLLSYNNAGMRNLFRASSIASLDAVFGKWPRLDRELLNTHSEGLIATTGCPSGEVQTRLRLGQYKEAVAAAAEFRDIFGAENYFCELMDHGLDIERRVTGDLLRLAKELKIPLVATNDLHYTHEHDAKAHEALLAIQSGSTLLEPTYDNGGSRFAFSGSGYYLKSPQEMRELFRDHPEACDNTLLIAERCEVSFNTGANYMPRFPCPPGEDETSWLVKEVATGLEYRYPNGIPDKVRKQADYELDVITSMGFPGYFLVVADFINWAKNNGIRVGPGRGSGAGSMVAYAMRITDLDPLEHGLIFERFLNPDRVSMPDFDVDFDDRRRSEVIDYVTRKYGDERVAMIVTYGTIKTKQALKDSSRVLGYPFSMGETLTKALPPAVMAKDIPLADIQNPEAKRYSEAGDFRQLIATDPEAAKVFETALGIEGLKRQWGVHAAGVIMSSDPIIDVIPVMRRIQDGQVITQFDYPTSEGLGLIKMDFLGLRNLTIISDALENIKMNRGTELDLEGLALDDAASYELLARGDTLGVFQLDGGPMRSLLKLMKPDNFEDISAVLALYRPGPMGANAHTDYALRKNKIQDVIPIHPELEEPLSEILGGTFGLIVYQEQVMAVAQKLAGYSLGQADILRRAMGKKKKSELDKQFAGFSQGMQDNGYSMAAVKTLWDILLPFSDYAFNKAHSAAYGVISYWTAYLKAHYAPEYMAALLTSVGDDKDKSAIYLNECRRMGITVLPPDVNESALNFTPVGEDIRFGMGAIRNVGVNVVEAMVAARASEGAYTSFKDFLMKVPAVVCNKRTIESLIKAGAFDSLGHHRRALAMIHEEAIDSVITLKRNEAIGQFDLFAGFEDQEPEASLTTEIPDLPEWEKKDKLAFERDMLGLYVSDHPLQGLEGLLSQHSDQSITTLIGEEGPHDGAIVTIAGMITSLSRRIAKASGNAYARAEIEDLGGSIEVMFFGQVYGPIASVLAEDLIVVVKGRLQRRDDGAVTLNCMELSVPDLSEGVNGPLVITLPTHKATEAVVTDLRDVLRTHRGNSEVRLHLTGDTKVEVMALPVHLRVNPTPSLFGDLKVLLGPACLDN, from the coding sequence GTGACTTCCAGCAATGCCTCGTTCGTCCACCTGCACACCCACACCGAGTATTCAATGCTCGACGGCGCGGCCCGGCTCGGTGAGCTGTTCGACGAAACCGAGCGCCTCGGGATGCCCGCCCTCGCCACCACGGACCACGGCTACCTCTTCGGCGCCTTCGACTTCTGGAAGAAGGCCACGGACAAGGGGATCAAGCCGATCATCGGCATCGAAGCCTACGTGACCCCCGGGACGGCCCGTGGCGACAAGAGCCGTGTGCGCTGGGGCGACGAAAGCCAACGCAAGGATGACGTCTCCGGCGGTGGCTCCTACACCCACATGACCCTGCTGAGCTACAACAACGCCGGCATGCGGAACCTCTTCAGGGCCTCGTCCATTGCCTCGCTGGACGCCGTATTCGGCAAATGGCCGCGCCTGGACCGGGAGCTGCTCAACACGCACTCCGAAGGCCTCATCGCGACCACGGGCTGCCCTTCGGGTGAAGTCCAGACCCGGCTCCGGCTGGGCCAGTACAAGGAGGCCGTGGCAGCCGCCGCCGAGTTCCGGGATATTTTCGGTGCCGAGAACTACTTCTGCGAACTCATGGACCATGGGCTGGACATCGAACGCCGCGTCACCGGCGATCTGCTGCGCCTGGCCAAGGAACTGAAGATCCCGCTGGTGGCCACCAACGACCTCCACTACACCCATGAGCACGACGCCAAGGCGCACGAGGCGCTGCTCGCCATCCAGTCCGGTTCCACCCTCCTGGAACCCACCTACGACAACGGCGGCTCCCGTTTCGCCTTCTCCGGCAGCGGCTACTACCTGAAGTCACCGCAGGAGATGCGCGAGCTGTTCCGGGACCACCCCGAAGCCTGCGACAACACCCTGCTCATCGCCGAGCGCTGTGAAGTCTCCTTCAACACCGGCGCCAACTACATGCCCCGCTTCCCCTGCCCGCCGGGGGAGGACGAAACCTCCTGGCTCGTCAAGGAAGTGGCCACCGGCCTGGAATACCGCTACCCCAACGGCATTCCGGACAAGGTCCGCAAACAGGCAGACTACGAACTCGACGTCATCACCTCGATGGGTTTCCCGGGCTACTTCCTGGTGGTGGCCGACTTCATCAACTGGGCCAAGAACAACGGCATCCGCGTGGGCCCGGGCCGCGGCTCCGGCGCCGGTTCCATGGTGGCCTACGCCATGCGCATCACCGACCTGGATCCGCTGGAGCACGGCCTCATCTTCGAGCGCTTCCTCAACCCGGACCGCGTCTCCATGCCCGACTTCGACGTCGACTTCGATGATCGCCGCCGCTCCGAAGTGATCGACTATGTCACCCGGAAATACGGCGACGAACGTGTTGCAATGATCGTCACGTACGGCACCATCAAGACCAAGCAGGCGCTCAAGGACTCCTCCCGCGTGCTGGGCTACCCGTTCAGCATGGGTGAAACCCTTACCAAGGCTCTGCCCCCCGCGGTGATGGCCAAGGACATTCCGCTGGCGGACATCCAGAACCCCGAGGCCAAGCGCTATTCCGAGGCCGGCGATTTCCGCCAGCTCATCGCCACGGACCCGGAAGCGGCCAAGGTCTTCGAGACCGCCCTAGGCATCGAGGGCCTGAAGCGGCAGTGGGGCGTGCACGCAGCCGGCGTCATCATGTCCTCGGACCCCATCATCGATGTCATTCCCGTCATGCGCCGCATCCAGGACGGGCAGGTCATCACCCAGTTCGACTACCCCACGAGTGAGGGCCTCGGCCTGATCAAGATGGACTTCCTGGGGCTGCGGAATCTCACGATCATTTCCGACGCCTTGGAAAACATCAAGATGAACCGCGGCACCGAGCTCGACCTGGAAGGCCTGGCGCTGGACGACGCCGCCTCCTACGAGCTGCTGGCCCGCGGCGACACCCTGGGCGTTTTCCAGCTCGACGGCGGTCCCATGCGGTCCCTCCTCAAGCTCATGAAGCCTGACAACTTCGAAGACATCTCCGCCGTGCTGGCCCTGTACCGGCCGGGCCCGATGGGTGCCAACGCACACACCGACTACGCCCTGCGCAAGAACAAGATCCAGGACGTCATTCCGATCCACCCGGAACTCGAGGAACCGCTCTCCGAGATCCTGGGCGGGACCTTCGGCCTGATCGTGTACCAGGAGCAGGTCATGGCCGTGGCGCAGAAGCTGGCCGGCTACTCCCTTGGCCAGGCAGACATCCTGCGCCGCGCCATGGGCAAGAAGAAGAAGTCCGAGCTGGACAAGCAGTTCGCCGGCTTCTCCCAGGGCATGCAGGACAACGGTTACTCCATGGCCGCTGTCAAGACGCTGTGGGACATCCTGCTTCCGTTCTCCGACTACGCCTTCAACAAGGCGCACTCGGCCGCATACGGCGTGATTTCCTACTGGACCGCGTACCTGAAGGCGCACTACGCCCCGGAGTACATGGCCGCCCTGCTCACTTCGGTGGGCGATGACAAGGACAAATCGGCCATCTACCTCAACGAGTGCCGGCGCATGGGCATCACCGTCCTGCCGCCGGACGTCAACGAGTCGGCCCTGAACTTCACCCCTGTGGGCGAAGATATCCGCTTCGGCATGGGGGCCATCCGCAACGTGGGCGTCAACGTGGTCGAAGCCATGGTGGCCGCCCGCGCCAGCGAGGGCGCCTACACCTCGTTCAAGGACTTCCTCATGAAGGTCCCGGCGGTGGTCTGCAACAAGCGCACCATCGAATCGCTCATCAAGGCCGGCGCGTTCGACTCCCTGGGCCATCACCGCCGCGCCCTGGCCATGATCCATGAAGAAGCGATCGACTCCGTCATCACGCTCAAGCGCAACGAGGCGATTGGCCAGTTCGACCTCTTCGCCGGCTTCGAGGACCAAGAGCCCGAGGCGTCCCTGACCACGGAGATCCCGGACCTTCCCGAGTGGGAGAAGAAGGACAAGCTGGCTTTCGAACGCGACATGCTGGGCCTCTACGTCTCCGACCACCCGCTGCAGGGCCTGGAAGGGCTGCTGAGCCAGCACTCGGACCAGTCCATCACCACGCTCATCGGCGAAGAAGGGCCCCACGACGGCGCGATCGTCACCATCGCGGGCATGATCACCTCGCTGAGCCGCAGGATCGCGAAGGCCAGCGGCAACGCCTATGCGCGCGCCGAAATCGAGGACCTGGGCGGCTCGATCGAAGTCATGTTCTTCGGCCAGGTCTACGGGCCCATCGCCTCGGTGCTGGCGGAGGACCTGATTGTCGTGGTCAAGGGACGCCTGCAAAGGCGCGACGACGGCGCCGTCACCCTGAACTGCATGGAGTTGTCCGTCCCCGACCTCAGCGAAGGCGTCAACGGGCCCCTGGTCATCACCCTTCCCACGCACAAGGCCACCGAGGCCGTAGTGACCGATCTCCGGGACGTGCTCCGCACGCACCGCGGCAACTCGGAAGTGCGCCTGCACCTGACGGGGGACACCAAGGTGGAGGTCATGGCGCTGCCGGTGCACCTGCGGGTCAACCCCACGCCCTCCTTGTTCGGCGACCTGAAGGTCCTGCTCGGCCCGGCCTGCCTGGACAACTAG
- a CDS encoding flavin reductase family protein: MFRRHAAGVAIITANLNGKPFGFTATSVASLSADPPRFTFNMARSASSWPAVANSTYIGVHMLGLENQELANRFARTRDRFEGDHWEPGPYDVPILKDVTGWLIGKIQMRLSFENNAVVVVEVVEGQLGGDGTPLLYHDGGYSQPAPIDYEI, from the coding sequence ATGTTCAGGAGGCATGCCGCCGGTGTCGCCATCATTACGGCCAATCTCAACGGCAAGCCCTTCGGCTTCACAGCCACCTCGGTGGCATCCCTCTCGGCCGATCCGCCGCGCTTCACCTTCAACATGGCGCGGAGCGCCAGCTCCTGGCCGGCCGTGGCCAACTCCACGTACATCGGCGTGCACATGCTCGGTCTGGAGAACCAGGAACTCGCCAACCGCTTTGCCCGGACTCGGGACCGCTTCGAAGGCGACCACTGGGAGCCGGGGCCGTACGATGTGCCGATCCTCAAGGACGTCACGGGCTGGCTGATCGGCAAGATCCAGATGCGGCTGTCCTTCGAGAACAACGCCGTGGTGGTAGTTGAGGTGGTCGAAGGACAGCTCGGCGGCGACGGCACTCCCCTGCTGTACCACGACGGCGGCTACAGCCAGCCGGCACCGATCGACTACGAAATCTAG
- the hisD gene encoding histidinol dehydrogenase, whose amino-acid sequence MTTSSDNSAITTAQTLDFRSLDLRGRRLSLAELRAAVPRAQHQTMADAESKVLDIITAVRSRGFAALGELAQRFDGVEQSHPRVPAAALAGALAELDPAVRSALEESISRARRFAEGQRPANVDVELADGAVVSQNWIPVGRVGLYVPGGLAVYPSSVIMNVVPALAAGVESIALASPPQKDFGGLPHPTILAAAALLGIEEVYAIGGAQAIASFAYGVPGTDGEEPIEPVDVVTGPGNIFVATAKRLVKGVVGIDSEAGTTEIAILADATARPELVAADLISQAEHDPKAASVLVTDSADLADAVAVELALQAATTKHGDRVREALSGPQSGVVLVDDLEQGIAVCNAYAAEHLEIMTADAAAVAARIRNAGAIFVGDYSPVSLGDYCAGSNHVLPTSGTAAFSSGLNVTTFLRAVQLINYSRAALEQVSSHIVSLSRAEDLPGHGDAVTIRFASEG is encoded by the coding sequence GTGACCACTTCTTCGGATAACTCTGCCATCACCACCGCCCAGACACTGGACTTCCGCAGCCTGGACCTCCGCGGCCGCCGCCTGTCGCTGGCGGAACTGCGTGCCGCCGTCCCGCGGGCGCAGCATCAGACGATGGCCGACGCCGAGAGCAAGGTCCTGGACATCATCACGGCAGTGCGCTCCCGCGGCTTCGCGGCGCTGGGCGAACTGGCGCAGAGGTTCGACGGCGTGGAGCAGTCCCACCCGCGTGTTCCGGCCGCGGCGCTCGCCGGGGCGCTGGCGGAGCTTGACCCCGCTGTCCGTTCGGCCCTGGAAGAATCCATCAGCCGTGCCCGCCGCTTCGCCGAGGGGCAGCGCCCGGCAAATGTCGACGTCGAACTGGCGGACGGCGCCGTGGTGAGCCAGAACTGGATCCCGGTGGGCCGTGTGGGCCTGTACGTGCCCGGGGGCCTCGCGGTCTACCCGTCCTCCGTGATCATGAACGTGGTCCCTGCATTGGCCGCCGGCGTCGAGTCGATCGCCCTGGCCTCGCCGCCGCAAAAGGACTTCGGCGGCCTGCCCCACCCCACCATCCTTGCCGCCGCGGCGCTGCTGGGCATCGAGGAGGTCTACGCCATCGGAGGCGCCCAGGCCATTGCATCCTTCGCCTATGGTGTCCCCGGAACGGACGGTGAAGAGCCCATCGAGCCCGTGGACGTCGTCACCGGCCCGGGAAACATTTTCGTGGCCACCGCCAAGCGACTCGTCAAGGGCGTGGTGGGCATCGACTCCGAGGCCGGCACCACGGAGATCGCCATCCTGGCCGATGCCACGGCCCGCCCGGAACTCGTGGCTGCGGACCTCATCAGCCAGGCCGAACACGACCCCAAGGCGGCCTCGGTCCTCGTGACCGATTCCGCTGACCTTGCCGACGCCGTCGCCGTCGAACTTGCGCTGCAGGCCGCCACTACCAAGCACGGCGACCGCGTACGCGAGGCGCTGTCCGGACCGCAGTCCGGCGTGGTCCTGGTGGATGACCTCGAGCAGGGCATCGCCGTGTGCAACGCCTATGCGGCTGAGCACCTCGAGATCATGACGGCGGACGCGGCTGCCGTGGCCGCCCGGATCCGCAACGCCGGCGCCATTTTCGTGGGCGACTACAGCCCCGTCAGTCTGGGCGACTACTGTGCAGGCTCCAACCACGTCCTGCCGACCAGCGGCACGGCAGCGTTCTCCTCCGGCCTGAACGTCACCACGTTCCTGCGCGCGGTCCAGCTGATCAACTACAGCAGGGCAGCGCTTGAGCAGGTCAGCAGCCACATCGTAAGCCTGTCCCGTGCGGAGGACCTGCCCGGCCATGGTGACGCTGTCACCATCCGCTTCGCCAGCGAAGGCTGA
- the nrdR gene encoding transcriptional regulator NrdR → MYCPFCRNPDSRVVDSRMADDGSSIRRRRQCPECGRRFTTVETTSLSVVKRSGVGEPFSRIKVINGVRKACQGRPVTEDDLAMLAQEVEEVIRSNGAAEIKAHDVGLAILGPLRKLDEVAYLRFASVYQAFESLEDFESAISLLRHEAQAQAQVKDGVGREVQAQGSGKSQL, encoded by the coding sequence GTGTATTGTCCGTTCTGCCGTAACCCTGACTCCCGCGTCGTGGACAGCCGCATGGCCGACGACGGATCCTCCATCCGCCGCCGCCGGCAGTGCCCGGAATGCGGCCGCCGCTTCACCACTGTGGAAACCACCAGCCTCTCGGTCGTCAAGCGCTCAGGCGTGGGCGAACCGTTCAGCCGGATCAAGGTCATCAACGGCGTGCGCAAGGCCTGCCAGGGGCGGCCTGTCACGGAAGACGACCTCGCGATGCTGGCCCAGGAAGTCGAAGAGGTCATCCGCTCCAACGGCGCCGCCGAAATCAAGGCCCACGACGTTGGCCTGGCCATCCTCGGCCCGCTCCGGAAGCTTGATGAAGTGGCCTACCTTCGCTTCGCCAGCGTCTACCAGGCCTTCGAGTCCCTGGAGGACTTCGAGTCCGCCATTTCGCTCCTGCGCCACGAGGCCCAAGCCCAGGCCCAGGTCAAGGACGGCGTCGGACGGGAAGTCCAGGCCCAAGGCTCCGGAAAGAGCCAGCTCTAG
- a CDS encoding SDR family oxidoreductase, with protein sequence MNRPGPDSVPAVPAAPVAIVTGASRGIGAAIARSAARAGYAVVVNYSADADGATAVAGNITREGGTAVTIRADVSKPVDVGRLFESASELGTVTAVINNAAVTGDLIGTLVEVPSHTVQRVIDVNVAGMIFMCQEAVRRLSTEQGGPGGSIVNISSTATKAGSPGTWVHYAASKGAVDVLTTGLAAEVAKQGIRVNAVAPGSTNTGLHAAAGMPDRVERLNPGIPMGRGAEPEEIAAAVMWLLSEDAGYITGAVLPVSGGR encoded by the coding sequence TTGAACCGCCCCGGCCCCGATTCCGTACCGGCCGTTCCGGCCGCCCCGGTGGCGATTGTCACCGGGGCGAGCCGCGGCATCGGGGCGGCCATCGCCAGGAGCGCAGCCCGCGCCGGCTACGCCGTCGTCGTCAACTATTCGGCCGACGCCGACGGCGCGACAGCGGTGGCAGGCAACATCACCCGTGAGGGCGGCACCGCCGTCACAATACGCGCGGATGTCAGCAAGCCCGTGGACGTAGGGCGGCTGTTTGAGTCTGCCTCGGAACTGGGGACGGTCACCGCCGTCATCAACAATGCTGCCGTGACCGGCGACCTCATCGGCACCCTCGTGGAGGTACCGAGCCATACCGTGCAGCGCGTGATCGACGTCAATGTGGCGGGCATGATCTTCATGTGCCAGGAGGCCGTCCGCCGCCTGTCGACCGAGCAGGGCGGCCCCGGCGGATCCATAGTCAACATTTCCTCCACGGCGACCAAGGCCGGCTCACCGGGCACCTGGGTGCACTACGCGGCGAGCAAGGGCGCAGTGGACGTCCTGACCACCGGGCTGGCGGCCGAAGTGGCCAAGCAGGGAATCCGGGTCAACGCCGTGGCACCCGGGAGCACGAACACCGGGCTGCACGCGGCTGCGGGGATGCCCGACCGGGTGGAGCGGCTCAATCCGGGTATCCCGATGGGCCGCGGAGCCGAACCTGAGGAAATCGCCGCAGCGGTCATGTGGCTGCTTTCGGAGGACGCCGGTTACATCACCGGAGCGGTGCTGCCGGTTTCGGGCGGCAGGTAA
- the ppgK gene encoding polyphosphate--glucose phosphotransferase, producing the protein MTKKDEKTHKNAPLIGIDIGGTGIKGGIVDLKKGKLLGDRFRIPTPQPATPEAIADVVAQIVEELSGRPEAPAEGSPIGVTFPGIIQHGVVHSAANVDKSWLETDIDAVLSKRLGRPVEVINDADAAGLAEARYGAGEGVDGTVLVITLGTGIGSAFIFNGQLVPNAELGHLEVDGHDAETKASAVARERDELSWDEYGVLLNRYLQHVEFLFSPELFIIGGGISKRSDEYFPHLELRTKIVTAELKNDAGIVGAALEVALHHKLAK; encoded by the coding sequence TTGACCAAGAAGGACGAGAAGACCCACAAGAACGCCCCGCTGATCGGCATCGACATCGGCGGAACCGGCATCAAGGGCGGCATCGTCGACCTCAAGAAGGGCAAGCTGCTCGGAGACCGCTTCCGCATCCCCACGCCGCAGCCTGCCACCCCCGAGGCCATTGCCGACGTTGTTGCCCAGATCGTGGAGGAGCTCTCAGGCCGCCCGGAGGCCCCTGCCGAAGGTTCGCCGATCGGCGTCACCTTCCCCGGCATCATCCAGCATGGCGTGGTCCACTCGGCCGCCAACGTGGACAAGTCCTGGCTGGAAACCGACATCGACGCCGTCCTCAGCAAGCGTCTCGGCCGCCCCGTTGAGGTCATCAACGACGCCGATGCCGCCGGCCTGGCCGAGGCCCGCTACGGTGCCGGCGAAGGCGTGGACGGTACCGTCCTGGTCATCACCCTCGGCACCGGCATCGGCTCGGCGTTCATCTTCAACGGCCAGCTCGTCCCCAACGCCGAGCTCGGCCACCTCGAGGTGGACGGGCACGACGCCGAAACCAAGGCCTCCGCCGTCGCCCGGGAACGCGATGAGCTGAGCTGGGACGAGTACGGCGTACTCCTGAACCGGTACCTCCAGCACGTGGAGTTCCTCTTCTCCCCGGAGCTCTTCATCATCGGCGGAGGAATCTCCAAGCGCTCGGACGAATACTTCCCGCACCTGGAGCTGCGAACCAAGATCGTCACTGCAGAGCTGAAGAACGACGCCGGCATCGTGGGCGCCGCACTCGAAGTCGCCCTGCACCACAAACTGGCCAAGTAG
- the map gene encoding type I methionyl aminopeptidase, whose amino-acid sequence MPSLASTAPIGTLTQGTVSPELPVPASIPRPEYVGKKAPAKFTGSEIKSADTIERIRIASRIAAQAIVEVGKHIQPGVTTDQLDKIGHEFLLDHQAYPSTLGYRGFPKSLCSSLNEVICHGIPDSTVVQDGDILNIDITAFIGGVHGDTNYTFLVGDVDEESRLLVERTQESLNRAIKAVAPGREINVIGRAIQSYAKRFGYGVVRDFTGHGVGEAFHTGLIIPHYDAAPAYNTVIEAGMVFTIEPMLTLGTIEWDMWADDWTVVTRDHKRTAQFEHTLLVTETGAEILTLP is encoded by the coding sequence ATGCCTTCTCTCGCTTCGACTGCACCCATCGGCACGCTCACACAAGGAACCGTCAGCCCCGAGCTGCCCGTACCGGCGTCGATCCCCCGCCCCGAATACGTGGGCAAGAAGGCTCCCGCGAAGTTCACGGGCTCCGAGATCAAATCCGCGGACACCATCGAGCGCATCCGCATCGCAAGCAGGATCGCGGCCCAGGCCATCGTGGAAGTCGGCAAGCACATCCAGCCCGGCGTCACCACGGACCAGCTGGACAAGATCGGCCACGAGTTCCTCCTGGACCACCAGGCCTACCCCTCCACCCTGGGCTATCGGGGCTTCCCCAAGTCCCTGTGTTCCTCGCTCAATGAAGTGATCTGCCACGGCATCCCCGACTCCACGGTTGTCCAGGACGGCGACATCCTGAACATCGACATCACGGCGTTCATCGGCGGCGTGCACGGAGACACCAACTACACCTTCCTGGTGGGGGACGTGGACGAAGAGTCCCGTCTGCTGGTTGAGCGTACGCAGGAGTCGCTCAACCGCGCCATCAAGGCCGTGGCCCCGGGCCGCGAAATCAATGTGATCGGCCGTGCCATCCAGTCCTACGCCAAGCGCTTCGGCTACGGCGTGGTCCGGGACTTCACCGGCCACGGAGTGGGAGAGGCCTTCCACACCGGCCTCATCATCCCGCACTACGACGCCGCCCCGGCCTACAACACGGTGATCGAAGCCGGCATGGTCTTCACCATTGAGCCCATGCTCACGCTCGGTACCATCGAGTGGGACATGTGGGCGGACGACTGGACCGTGGTCACCCGCGACCACAAGCGCACGGCACAGTTCGAACACACGCTGCTGGTCACCGAGACCGGCGCCGAAATCCTGACCCTCCCCTAA
- a CDS encoding SPOR domain-containing protein — translation MTEFWYNVRTHEIEEDAMSDWTQLIGPYKTREEAEHALEKVKARNDAWDKQDDQD, via the coding sequence GTGACGGAGTTCTGGTACAACGTCAGGACCCATGAGATCGAAGAGGACGCCATGTCCGACTGGACGCAGCTGATCGGGCCGTACAAGACGCGCGAGGAAGCCGAGCACGCCCTGGAAAAGGTCAAGGCGCGCAACGACGCGTGGGACAAGCAGGACGACCAAGACTGA
- the panB gene encoding 3-methyl-2-oxobutanoate hydroxymethyltransferase, whose protein sequence is MASSNHPESSTPAESPAPYGTGPAAAGAAQGGAARKPLARIRTHHLQQAKNDGGHFAMLTAYEQYTAEIFDQAGIEVLLVGDSASNNVFGNETSLPVTVDELLPLCRAVARSAHRALVVADLPFGSYEVSAEQAVATGVRFLKEGLAHAVKIEGGAFYASTVRAMVQAGIPVMAHIGFTPQSEHSLGGYRVQGRGDDAQRLVDDAVALQDAGAFCVLMEMVPAETAAAVDAALRIPTVGIGAGNVTTGQVLVWQDMAGLRGGKMAKFVKQYADLRGILSEAATAYAEDVRSGQFPGPEHTF, encoded by the coding sequence ATGGCCTCAAGCAACCATCCCGAATCCAGCACGCCCGCAGAGTCGCCCGCACCCTACGGCACCGGCCCGGCAGCCGCCGGCGCAGCGCAAGGCGGCGCAGCGAGGAAACCCCTTGCCCGGATCCGGACGCACCACCTGCAGCAGGCCAAGAACGACGGCGGACATTTCGCCATGCTCACGGCCTACGAGCAGTACACGGCCGAGATCTTCGACCAGGCCGGCATCGAGGTCCTGTTGGTGGGCGACTCGGCGTCGAACAATGTCTTCGGCAACGAAACCAGCCTCCCCGTCACCGTTGACGAACTCCTCCCCCTGTGCCGGGCAGTCGCGCGCTCCGCGCACCGCGCCCTGGTGGTCGCGGACCTGCCGTTCGGCAGCTACGAGGTCTCCGCCGAACAGGCCGTGGCCACCGGCGTCCGCTTCCTCAAGGAGGGCCTGGCCCACGCCGTCAAGATCGAAGGCGGGGCGTTCTACGCCAGCACCGTACGCGCCATGGTCCAGGCCGGCATCCCCGTCATGGCCCACATCGGCTTCACCCCGCAAAGCGAACACTCGCTCGGCGGCTACCGGGTCCAGGGCCGCGGCGACGACGCCCAGCGGCTGGTTGACGACGCCGTGGCGCTCCAGGACGCCGGCGCGTTCTGCGTGCTGATGGAAATGGTGCCCGCCGAAACCGCCGCAGCCGTTGATGCGGCGCTGCGCATTCCGACGGTGGGCATCGGCGCCGGCAACGTCACCACCGGGCAGGTCCTGGTGTGGCAGGACATGGCCGGCCTTCGTGGCGGCAAGATGGCTAAGTTCGTGAAGCAGTACGCGGACCTGCGCGGCATCCTCAGCGAAGCCGCCACGGCCTACGCGGAGGACGTCCGCTCGGGCCAGTTCCCCGGCCCGGAGCACACGTTCTAG